ACGGGCTCGCCTGGACGAGCGGAAGCTACACGGTGCCGAACCTCATCCAGGGCACCGAGGTCTTCGAGATCGGTGTCACCGTGCAGGTGCAGGGTCAGTTCTTCGAGATACTCGGATACCTCTACGGGATCGCCGACCTGGATCGGATTGTGCGGATCGACTCACTCACCTTGTCCGCCAGTACGGATGAAGCCGGATTCCACTCAATGAACGCGACGATCTCCGGCGTTGTATTCACGACCAGCGAAGTGGTCATACCGCTCGAGCTCTCGTCGCTCCTGCCGGCGGAACCGGCCGCCGATGAGGCTCCGGCGGAGGATGCCCCCGCTGAGGATGCCCCCGCTGAGGAACCTGCCGCCGGTGCAGATGGTTCTACTGAGACAACGACCACGACGGTAGGGGGATGACATGCAGCCGCGCACGATACGAAGAGCCGGAACCGCGATCGCCGTCTCGATCCTCTTGATCGGGTTCGGAGTGGCGGCCGTCTGGTTGGCTCTCGTTCCCGGATATCGCGCTCAGACCGAGGTTCTGTCGGGCGAACTGGCGTCGACCGACACCATCGCAGTCGAGGCTGCTCCACTGCTCGAGGGCATGAAGGTGGCTGCCAACTTTCAATTCTCTCAACCCCGCGATCCCTTCCGGCCGCTCATCGTCGCAGGCGGAGTCATCATCACCGATGGGACCTCGTCGGGTGGCGGAGGATCGGTCACCGGCACGGTAGTGAAGCTCCTCGATATCACCGACGTCGGTGGGGAGCTTCGGGCCAAAGTCGAGGTTGCCGGTGTCGAATACGACGTCGGGGTCGGCGAGACCTTCGCCACCAATTTCAAAATAGTGAGCCTCGATGCAGACTCGGCGGTCATCCTCTTCGGCGACAACGCCTTCGAACTCTTGATCGGC
Above is a genomic segment from Acidimicrobiia bacterium containing:
- the pilO gene encoding type 4a pilus biogenesis protein PilO; this encodes MRRILVGLLIAVLISAVWYFFVVGPINERKETAQIDLETAQTEEFTLRTTLSRLQKIEENQLEYATAIGQLETGIPSTPRLAELIDDLNYLADENGLAWTSGSYTVPNLIQGTEVFEIGVTVQVQGQFFEILGYLYGIADLDRIVRIDSLTLSASTDEAGFHSMNATISGVVFTTSEVVIPLELSSLLPAEPAADEAPAEDAPAEDAPAEEPAAGADGSTETTTTTVGG